The DNA segment ACTGTCTCCTAATTAAATAAGCCTTCTGACGCTCCTCATAAGATTCGGGAATTAACAAAGATAAATTGCCTATAGGCATTACCCTTTCACAATCACTATCATAATTCCCGCCCACGGCTGCACCCGGCCCCGCAAATTCGGCATGATAACGTTTAAAGAGTATTAAGCCATTGCGCTTGCGACTATTAACAACAAAAACCTTGCCACTTTGCACAAGCGTGAGGATATCCGAGCTGTATAACTGCTCAGTTCCATCTGTCATGACAAGATGGTTCCGAAGAATAGTGTCAGGGTAGTAAATTGATACCATAGCAGCTTGATAGCGTTGGTAGCTTTCGCTATCCATGTTTTCTGGAACTTGCAGATAATTTGGTAGTTTTATGCACTTCAAGTGGGAACTTAGATGAGATTAAATTAAATTTGTGATGTTTTTTTAGAACTTCTTGATAAAAAAGCTGATTGGTTCTTGTGACTAAGATAGCAAAAAACAGAATTAAATTAGGAATTAATTAATCATATTCTATGAGATTTATTGAAATTTGTCGTCAACAATTAGCTATATTTTGTTAAAGTTTTTATAAAGATGAATTGCTAAATACAAAGTTAGTATGAGTTTTGGGAATTTTATTCAGCGTATTTTTACAGTTGTACGATCACCATTTCTCTTTTAAATTTTAAACCACTTGTTATTTAGCTCCGCCATCACATCTAAATAACATATTATGCATACAATAGTTTTCATGTAGATTAAATACAGATTTAGCTGTGGTTGATTATTTTTGGGAGAAGCAACGCAAACGTTTAGCTACACAAACCTGTATACGCTGTAAAAATTAGAATATACATATTTGGGTTATTCTTTATTCAGATAAAAACACAAAAGTAAATTTTTTCTCAGATTTATGCACTTTATTTCAATAAGAAACTAGTGCGTAAATATTTTTACTTAGGCAAAAATACTGAAAGTTGTTAGTCCTTGATTTAGCTTTGATAGATTTACTTAGATGCCACTACAAAGCAGCATGAATAAACAGAGCATTTGCTTGGGATCATTGAATAGCTGATCGATAGGCTTTTTGAGTTTTGACTTCACGGCATTACTAGTTTCGCTAATCAGTATTATTAGCTAGCTTTGAAGATCACCATATCACTAATTCAGTATTAAATCAAAACTAATATACCGAATTTTGCACTAATGCGAACCGCATATTAAAAAGCACACATTTTTTATAAACTTTAGAAAACTTAATCAGCTTTAACACTCAGGTGTTTATGCAATAAAATTTGCCGGGAGTGTCTGAGGAAAAATGTATTCCAGTTAGATTCTAATTTATACGCCTGATATCCCAGTTTGAAATAAAGTTGCCGTGCCTGATCGTTATTTTCCAAGACGTGGAGGTATAAGTCTTGAAATCCCCACTCACGAGAGAATTTTTCACAGCTGATCAGTAGCTCTGAAGCGACACCATGTCGGCGATATTTAGGGTGAACAGCTACATTAGACAGATAAGGAAAACTCTTACCCGCCTGTATCCAAGAATCATTGAAACGCACACCCAATTCCACAGTTCCTACTAAGTTATGAGTTGAAGCAGCAGTAGTGTCAATCGCCACCAAACAAATATGATGGGGTGCAGGTGATGACAAGCGATGTTTGAGGTCTTCGTAAATACCCAAACGTAGTAAGGGAAAAGCCCATCCCCAGAAACCATCATGTCCGTGAAAGCTTTCAGCAATAATATGGGCAATACCAGTCAAATCATCAGGTGTAGCCGTACGAATTTGGAATCGACAGGAAGCCTGTTCGGCGGGTGATATGACTGGCTCTTGGTGGTAAGGATTAAAAAACCAGGATGTCAAAGCTAGTTTAGTATTGATTTAATTAATGGAAAATTTCTCAAATATCCTAAAACATTGTAGAAGCTGTACGAAAATTCAAAATTAACCTAGATAACTGAGTTGGCACTGAAATTCTAACTTAATACTGGTTATTTAACTAATTGACTTCACCCAAAATAACCTGTGGAGGCAGCTTTTTCTATATGGTCGCGACTTCTGAGCGCCAGAAGAAAATTCCGATATCCTTAAACAAACTACTGAATATAACTATACCCCACCACCAACCGTCAAAATAGGGCATGGCAATTAAGCTGATATGATCTAGCGATCGCTACATAACACTACCAACATTGACACCTAAAAAATAAAAAGCCATACAACATTATATTGCATGGCTTTTGGTGTAGTGTGAGGAGCTTAACTAAGTACCATCATAAAGTAATGCCAAAGTGGCAGAACACTCGTAACAATTTTGGTAACGAAATTTTTTTTTATGCAATTACGCTAGTATACCTAGTAGTTACGGTAGCCGTCTCATGCATCTGCCCACAGGTAAGGATAAGGCACTTCTAAGGAATAAAATCCCCAATTCCTAGGGTGGGTGAGGACGATAGTCCGTAACCCACCACTAGCGCTTAAATTGATGGTGGATTACGCGATCGCTTTCACCGACTACAATTTTTGGGTAATTAATTTTTTAGTGTTCCCTAATTGGGTAAAGAATGACAATTTATAGTAAAGCGCCACCACAGCTAGAACCACATCCAGCCGTACAACCGTAGCAATAGCTAGCTGTTTGGATCTCATTAATTAAGTTTAAACTGCCAAATTCTAGTAATTTAGCAACTGTTAGTGATTCACCATTGCGAGTTTTCGCAGGTAGATTCATCATTTGGTTAAAATCACAATCATACACATTACCTAAGTAGTCAACTGACAGTTCATTAAGACACATTAAATGTTCAACTGTACTGTGATTAAAATTCGACTCTAAAAACTGCAAGTAACTATTATGCAGCTTTTTTCGTTCTAAATACATTTTAGTTCTGCCCACCGCTAGGTTAGTGATGGTGAATAGGTTGTTAAACACAATCCCAAAATGTTCTTGCAAAAATATTTTGTAATCTCGCTCTAGCTTAGTTTGTTCAGGTGCTAAGGAAAACTTTTCGCTTGTGGGCAAAGGCGGATTATATACCAAGTCTAAACTTAAATCTGATTTCTTCCCATATCCGAGTTGATTAAGCCATTGCAAAGCTTTAATTGAAGCATCAAAAACACCAGTACCACGCATTTTATCCACATTATCTGCTATGTAGCAAGGCAGAGAAGCCACAACCTGCACTTGGTGTTTAGCAAAATATTCTGGTAAATCACCAAATCCATCTTCAAAATAAATGGTTAAATTCGACCGGACAATCACCTGTTTACCTGTGCATCTGGCTGCTTCTACTAATTGCTTAAATCCATAATTCATTTCTGGTGCGCCACCAGTTAAATCCACTACCTGAATTTCGGGAAATTGGTGAATTAACCTAATTAACTGTTGGCAAATTGTCGGAGAAAGTTCTTCTGTGCGTTTTGGACTCGCTTCAACATGACAGTGTGTACAGGCAAGATTACACCGCTTACCCAAATTAATTTGTAAAACAGAAATGGTTTGTTTTGTCAAAGATGAACTAAGTTTATCTTTGAATAAGGTGATTCCTAGATTTAATGTAGTTGTTTTTCTAGTTGGCATTATTTACTATTCCTTCAAGGGGTGTATGTCCTGGGATATTGAAGTATGCGTTAAGTAGGTAAGCACGATTAAAGCCAGCTATTTTAACTTATGTAAAGCGCCATAAATGCTTTTAAAATAAGCTTTTAAGCGATTTACATTTCTTAGTCTAGTTGTGTTTTTTAGCGCCCACTTACTTACCCCAAATCCTCTGAGATAATTGATCAATTATCCCTAGTACAGCATGGCGTAAATATAGGAATCCGATTTGATTATTGAAAAAAGCTAAGTATATTTGGGAGCAATGCGATTTTGTGAGGTGCGGAAAATTGGTAATATAAGTTACCTGAAGTTTGAGCGATCACTACCTAGAAAAGGTAAAAATAGGGAACTTCGACCAGGGTTTATTAGGAATCAGCCCTGGTAATTGAGATATAAAATCCGATCTCACATTTTCGCGTTACTCCCAGTATATTTAGGGTGTGTTATGACTTTAGCCTAACGCACCGTCTTCTGGGTCTTGGTGCCGTACTCTCCTCGCTCACACACCCTACGTGTGTTTCATAAATCAAATATGAGTCCCATAGCACGCTTTACTATCATTGTAATAATCTATAAATGATGCCACTAATAATTGTGGCAATAGGTAAAGTGAAAATCCACGAAAATAAAATTTGATAAAAAATCTTCGTCTTGGCTTGGTTTCCAATCAGTCCCACACCGAAAATAGAACTCACGGAAACTTGAGTCATGGAAACAGGAAGACCAAAATAGTTAGCCGCAATCATCAAAATACCAGTTGCTATATTTGCAGATAATCCCTGATTATGGTTCATAACGGCAATTTTGTGACTCATGGTTTCTGCGATTTTTTGGGAGTTGAGTAAACCACCTAATCCCATTGCCATTGCTATTGTCAGCATTCCTCCCTGAACTGAAAAATAATCAATAATTAAAACCAGTGAAACAATCTTAGGAGTATAATTAAACCCTCTACTAAAACTGATCAGACCTGAGCTTATTAAGTGGCAAGTATAAACTATTCTTTGGTTAGCTTGCAAGTTTAATTTGG comes from the Nodularia sp. NIES-3585 genome and includes:
- a CDS encoding GNAT family N-acetyltransferase codes for the protein MTSWFFNPYHQEPVISPAEQASCRFQIRTATPDDLTGIAHIIAESFHGHDGFWGWAFPLLRLGIYEDLKHRLSSPAPHHICLVAIDTTAASTHNLVGTVELGVRFNDSWIQAGKSFPYLSNVAVHPKYRRHGVASELLISCEKFSREWGFQDLYLHVLENNDQARQLYFKLGYQAYKLESNWNTFFLRHSRQILLHKHLSVKAD
- the arsS gene encoding arsenosugar biosynthesis radical SAM (seleno)protein ArsS (Some members of this family are selenoproteins.), which produces MPTRKTTTLNLGITLFKDKLSSSLTKQTISVLQINLGKRCNLACTHCHVEASPKRTEELSPTICQQLIRLIHQFPEIQVVDLTGGAPEMNYGFKQLVEAARCTGKQVIVRSNLTIYFEDGFGDLPEYFAKHQVQVVASLPCYIADNVDKMRGTGVFDASIKALQWLNQLGYGKKSDLSLDLVYNPPLPTSEKFSLAPEQTKLERDYKIFLQEHFGIVFNNLFTITNLAVGRTKMYLERKKLHNSYLQFLESNFNHSTVEHLMCLNELSVDYLGNVYDCDFNQMMNLPAKTRNGESLTVAKLLEFGSLNLINEIQTASYCYGCTAGCGSSCGGALL